GCTGGGTGGGCTCGTCGTCGTCCCGCCGGGCCGGCTGGGTCGGGGCCGGCATGGGCCGGGCCGGTCCGGGCGGCATCGGCTGCTCGCCCGGCCATGCGGCGGCCACGTCCCGAACCCGACGGCGGCCCGTGCCAGCCGGCACCGTGGCGTCCAGCTCCGGGTACCACGTCTGCCGCAGGCCCCGACCGGTTCGCTTCGCGTCGTACATCGCCACGTCGACCCGGCGCAGCGTCTCCGCCAGATCGGCCAGCGCGGTGGTGACACCGACCGTGCCGGTGACCGTGATCTGCCCGGTGGGCAGGTCCACCGGCCACGACGTCACCAGGTCGGCCAGCATGTCCGGTGCGGCGAGCAGCAGCAGCTCGTCGCCGCCGAGCCGGACCGCCGTGCCGTACAGGCGCAGCCCGGCGGCGACCGCGACCAGGGCGGCGTCTCCGGCGGCGTGGCCGAGGGTGTCGTTGATGTCCTTGAAGTGGTCGAGATCGACCAGGGCGACGGCGAGGCCGGCGGGCCGTTCGGCCGGCCAGGTCTCCTCGAGCCAGCGCCGGTTGTACAGGCCGGTGAGCGGGTCGGTGGTGGCCTGCCAGGTGCGCTCGGCGAGCCGCTGCTCGAGGTGCGCCTCGCGGATCTCCAGGTAGGCGATGCGGGCCTGGAGGGCGTCGACGTCGATGGTGGGGGCGGTCACCGGGCACCGCCCTGCGTGGCCTCGAGCGCGGCGCGCAGCTTCGCGTTCTCCGCCTCCAGCTCGACGCGCGACCGGAGCTTCTCCTGCCGCGTCGGCGGGTTCGGCATCCGCGCCGCCGCCGCCACCCGAACCTTGCCGAGCGTCGCCTTCATCTTCCGCTCGGTGCTCCGGTTGTTCCCCCGCCCCTCGGTCTGGGTCAGGGCCGTCGTGCCGAAAGCGGCGGCGAGGGCGTCCACGACCGGCACCGCGCGGTCCGCGTCGGACTCGACGTAGCTGGTGTAGATGCCCAGGTAGGGGCCGAAGACCGGCGGCGTGTCCGTGCCGGCGAGGGCGGCGGCCCGTTCGGCGATCGTGCGCAGGTCGGCGGCGAGGGACAGCCACCAGTCGGCCTTGATGCAGTCGGCGCAGTGCAGGCCGCCCGGCTCCGGGGTTCCGGTGCACCCGTGTCCCGGGGTGAGCAGGTTCAGGCAGGCCGGCTGAACGCTGTCCGGGGCGAGCCCGGCACCGGTCACCGCGCCCACCACCTGGCCGAGGTCCAGGCCGGACAGGGTCACCGTGTGCTGTCCGTCCGGGTAGACGACCGCGCTGGCCTCCCGACCCGACGGGTGGATCAGGCCGTAGACGGTGGCGTCGTCGGCGATCTCGTAGCTGTGGTCCGCCTTCCAGCCGGCGGCGAACAGCTTGCGGAGCAGGGCGATGGCGGGGGTCAGGTCGGGGGTGGTGTCCGGCTCGGCCGGGATGATCGTCGGGATAGGCTGGTCGTGCATCTGGACATCTCCTCTTCAGGGATCCGTGTTGTCCGGGTGTCGAGCCCTCTGCCGTTGCCGCGGCCGGGGGCTCAGCTCGTCTTGGTGCGGGGCCGGCGGCGGGCGACCCGCTCCGCCGTCCCAGCGAGGTCCTGCTCGCGCTGGCTCGCCGTCGCGCTCGTGACCGTTGCGCCCTGGAGTAGCTCCAAGACCTGCTCGCCGGTGAGGTAGCGCTGCTTGCCGATCTTGATGTGGGTGAACGCCCGCTTCCGGGCCTTCCGCTGGAGACCGATCAGCGACAGCCGATACCGCTCCGCGACCTCCTCCAGCAGGTGGAGCTCGGGCAGTGCCTGGGTCATCCCGTCCTCTCTTCCGCCTTGACGGTGTGGGCCTCGAGGTAGGCGGTGAGGCTGGAGAGCGGGATGCGGATCGAGCCGTTTGGGCCGTCGGCCTTGATCGCTGTGAGCGCG
The sequence above is drawn from the Micromonospora pallida genome and encodes:
- a CDS encoding GGDEF domain-containing protein, producing MTAPTIDVDALQARIAYLEIREAHLEQRLAERTWQATTDPLTGLYNRRWLEETWPAERPAGLAVALVDLDHFKDINDTLGHAAGDAALVAVAAGLRLYGTAVRLGGDELLLLAAPDMLADLVTSWPVDLPTGQITVTGTVGVTTALADLAETLRRVDVAMYDAKRTGRGLRQTWYPELDATVPAGTGRRRVRDVAAAWPGEQPMPPGPARPMPAPTQPARRDDDEPTQPTGLITVDALPCGHIAGDLHDEECAYWVGVSLGWYPAPEAYLAGRAAA
- a CDS encoding helix-turn-helix domain-containing protein; the encoded protein is MRVETTEQYLTVDEVAKSLRVSRWSIGRYIKAGALTAIKADGPNGSIRIPLSSLTAYLEAHTVKAEERTG